A stretch of Pedosphaera parvula Ellin514 DNA encodes these proteins:
- a CDS encoding glutaredoxin family protein: MNKPKIVAYLKPSCGWSMGVRAIMRKYDLPYEDRDIINDPVQRQEMIEKSGQMLSPCVEINGKMLPDISGEEVEAYLLANKLVAQNNVAPDAPTNQPCAHEMPQNSPLQFKR; encoded by the coding sequence ATGAATAAACCAAAGATTGTTGCTTATTTGAAACCCTCCTGCGGCTGGAGCATGGGTGTGCGTGCCATCATGCGCAAGTATGACCTGCCTTACGAAGACCGTGATATCATCAACGACCCGGTTCAACGCCAGGAAATGATTGAGAAGAGCGGCCAAATGCTCAGCCCTTGTGTTGAAATCAATGGCAAGATGCTGCCTGACATCAGTGGCGAAGAAGTGGAAGCCTATTTGTTGGCCAACAAATTGGTGGCTCAGAACAACGTGGCACCGGATGCACCGACGAATCAGCCCTGCGCCCACGAGATGCCGCAGAATTCTCCGCTCCAATTTAAGCGGTAA
- the panC gene encoding pantoate--beta-alanine ligase, protein MRMVTSVSAMQRLAKSWQRKGVRVGFVPTMGYLHAGHLSLVKRARQIVGKQGVVVVSIYVNPTQFAPTEDLSRYPRDLDGDKKLCREAGVDIIFVPASKEMYPPEGGGFSTYVVEENLSKSMEGESRPTHFRGVTTVVAKLFNIVLPEVAVFGAKDFQQAAVVQQMVHDLNFPLKIVVVPTHREPDGLAMSSRNKYLSLEERPQALALSRAIQQAQRLVHHSKRPIAAEKLQTTLAKLISEHPAARIDYIAFFDPQTLRPLEKVSRGVQMALAVFIGKTRLIDNAKL, encoded by the coding sequence ATGCGAATGGTGACATCCGTTTCCGCCATGCAGAGATTGGCGAAGAGTTGGCAGCGTAAAGGCGTGAGAGTCGGTTTTGTGCCGACGATGGGATATCTGCATGCAGGGCATCTGAGTTTGGTGAAACGTGCGCGTCAGATTGTGGGTAAACAGGGGGTGGTAGTGGTAAGCATCTATGTAAACCCGACCCAATTTGCACCGACAGAAGATTTGTCCCGCTATCCACGCGATTTGGATGGCGATAAAAAATTGTGTCGTGAAGCGGGGGTGGACATTATTTTCGTGCCCGCCAGCAAGGAGATGTATCCGCCGGAAGGTGGGGGATTTAGCACCTACGTGGTTGAGGAGAACCTATCGAAGAGCATGGAAGGGGAATCGCGACCGACGCATTTTAGAGGAGTTACCACGGTGGTGGCGAAACTGTTTAATATTGTGCTGCCCGAAGTGGCCGTATTTGGAGCCAAGGATTTTCAGCAAGCGGCTGTGGTGCAACAAATGGTGCATGATTTGAATTTTCCTTTGAAGATTGTCGTGGTTCCGACACATCGGGAACCGGATGGATTGGCGATGAGTTCAAGGAACAAGTATCTTTCCTTGGAAGAGCGGCCGCAGGCGCTGGCGTTATCACGGGCGATTCAGCAAGCGCAGAGACTCGTTCACCATTCCAAGCGGCCCATCGCCGCTGAAAAATTGCAAACGACACTCGCCAAACTCATTTCTGAACATCCGGCAGCACGGATTGACTATATCGCATTCTTTGACCCGCAAACACTGCGGCCGTTGGAGAAAGTGAGCCGTGGAGTGCAAATGGCATTGGCGGTGTTCATCGGAAAAACGCGGTTAATCGACAACGCGAAACTTTGA
- a CDS encoding 3-keto-disaccharide hydrolase, with the protein MKRTTLGLSFALTLLASATLTHAQDANSPRISQDLVSAAAGSRDPGNPLPEKPDQDGWIKLFDGKTLSGFTAPDPGQWEIKDGILVGQGPVSHLFSPNTYTNLEFKSEVKLNHSGNSGMYFRAALGKGWPKGYESQVENTSPDPQKTGSLYNFHKITEQLVQDDTWWTQHVIAIGNHIIIKINDKIVTDFIDEKGTYMSGHVAFQQHNQGSVVMFRNPEVKRLPADETKAWAVAKKDMPDIKVADAK; encoded by the coding sequence ATGAAACGCACCACTCTTGGTCTTTCCTTCGCACTCACATTGCTGGCCTCAGCCACGCTCACGCATGCTCAAGACGCCAATAGTCCTCGCATCAGCCAGGATCTGGTTTCAGCTGCAGCAGGATCGAGAGATCCCGGAAATCCTCTCCCCGAAAAGCCCGATCAAGATGGTTGGATCAAACTTTTTGACGGCAAAACCCTCAGCGGCTTCACCGCTCCTGATCCCGGCCAATGGGAAATCAAGGATGGCATTCTCGTCGGTCAGGGACCTGTCAGCCACTTGTTCAGCCCCAACACCTACACCAATCTGGAATTCAAATCCGAAGTAAAGCTTAACCATAGCGGCAACAGTGGCATGTACTTCCGGGCCGCACTTGGCAAAGGCTGGCCGAAAGGTTACGAATCCCAGGTGGAGAACACCAGCCCCGATCCTCAGAAAACCGGCAGCCTCTACAATTTCCACAAAATCACCGAACAACTCGTCCAGGACGATACCTGGTGGACTCAGCATGTCATCGCCATCGGCAATCACATCATCATCAAGATCAACGACAAGATCGTGACCGACTTCATCGACGAAAAAGGCACCTATATGTCCGGCCACGTCGCGTTCCAGCAACACAACCAAGGCAGCGTCGTCATGTTCCGCAATCCTGAGGTAAAACGCCTGCCTGCTGATGAAACAAAGGCCTGGGCTGTTGCAAAAAAGGATATGCCCGACATCAAAGTTGCGGATGCGAAGTAA
- the nadB gene encoding L-aspartate oxidase has product MKQYDFLVLGSGIAGLTFALKVAQRGKVAIITKKNRAESNTNYAQGGIAAVISKEDTFESHVRDTLEAGAGLCKESVVRTIVEEGPARVHELIELGMKFSEREVPESHGMKELDLGREGGHSKRRILHAKDVTGREIERALLANVAAQPNIAIFENHFAIDLITSQKLGKPGPNRCLGVYVLDKASGKVETFVAPTVLLATGGCGKVYLYTTNPDIATGDGVAMAYRAGAAVANMEFIQFHPTCLFQPKAKSFLISEAVRGEGGVLKTIEGVEFMDKYHPLKSLAPRDIVARAIDSEMKRSGAPYVHLDITHKPAPFIIDRFPNIYSTCLKYGIDITKEPIPVVPAAHYQCGGVVTNVDGETGIAGLYAVGEVACTGLHGANRLASNSLLEALICSHRAALKILSKPVAPVDVDLPSWQSGKASNPDELVVVTHNWDEIRRIMWDYVGIVRTNKRLQRAKKRIANLQEEIQEYYWDFIVTSDLLELRNIATVAELIIDSALQRPESRGLNYNLDYPNADPAWAQRDTVLRKS; this is encoded by the coding sequence ATGAAACAATACGATTTCCTGGTATTGGGCAGCGGCATTGCGGGGCTGACCTTTGCCTTGAAGGTGGCGCAGCGCGGCAAGGTGGCCATCATTACTAAAAAGAATCGTGCCGAGTCGAACACGAATTACGCCCAGGGTGGAATAGCTGCCGTTATCAGCAAGGAGGATACTTTTGAAAGCCATGTGCGCGACACGCTGGAGGCCGGGGCTGGTTTGTGCAAGGAGAGCGTTGTGCGAACGATTGTTGAGGAAGGTCCGGCGCGCGTTCACGAACTGATTGAACTGGGGATGAAGTTTTCCGAGCGTGAAGTTCCGGAATCGCATGGCATGAAGGAACTGGATCTTGGCAGGGAAGGCGGGCATTCCAAGCGACGTATTCTGCACGCCAAGGATGTCACCGGTCGGGAGATCGAGCGGGCGTTGCTGGCGAATGTTGCAGCGCAGCCGAATATCGCCATTTTTGAAAATCACTTCGCAATCGATTTGATCACCAGTCAAAAGCTGGGGAAGCCCGGACCGAATCGTTGCCTGGGTGTTTACGTGTTGGATAAGGCGAGTGGCAAGGTGGAGACGTTCGTTGCACCCACGGTTTTGCTGGCGACGGGGGGATGTGGAAAGGTTTATCTTTACACGACCAATCCGGATATAGCGACGGGTGATGGCGTGGCAATGGCGTATCGTGCTGGCGCGGCGGTGGCCAACATGGAGTTCATCCAGTTCCATCCCACCTGCCTGTTTCAGCCCAAGGCCAAATCCTTTTTAATCAGTGAAGCGGTGCGCGGGGAAGGCGGAGTGCTCAAAACGATTGAAGGTGTGGAATTCATGGATAAGTATCATCCACTGAAATCCCTGGCCCCGAGGGATATTGTGGCACGAGCGATTGACAGCGAGATGAAACGGAGTGGCGCCCCGTACGTGCATCTGGATATTACACATAAGCCGGCGCCGTTCATCATCGACCGGTTTCCCAATATTTATTCCACGTGTTTGAAGTATGGAATAGATATCACCAAGGAACCGATTCCGGTGGTTCCGGCGGCACATTATCAGTGCGGCGGGGTCGTGACCAATGTGGATGGGGAGACGGGCATAGCCGGTTTATACGCCGTGGGAGAAGTTGCCTGCACCGGGTTGCACGGAGCGAATCGGCTGGCGAGCAATTCTCTTTTGGAAGCATTAATCTGTTCGCATCGAGCGGCGCTGAAGATTTTGTCGAAGCCTGTAGCGCCCGTCGATGTGGATTTACCTTCCTGGCAATCCGGCAAAGCATCGAATCCAGACGAACTGGTGGTGGTGACGCATAACTGGGATGAAATTCGCAGAATCATGTGGGATTACGTGGGAATTGTGCGGACCAACAAGAGGTTGCAACGCGCCAAGAAGCGGATTGCCAATTTGCAGGAGGAAATTCAGGAGTATTACTGGGATTTTATCGTGACCAGCGATTTGCTGGAGTTGCGGAATATCGCGACCGTAGCGGAATTGATTATCGATAGCGCCTTGCAAAGACCGGAGAGCAGGGGATTGAATTACAATTTGGATTATCCGAATGCGGACCCTGCCTGGGCACAACGTGATACAGTGTTAAGAAAGTCTTGA
- a CDS encoding glycoside hydrolase family 10 protein produces MNFKKQVLAWLLALLVAFPLPAAVVYIPSTAQPPASNREFRAMWIATMVNIDWPSKPGLPVPQQKAELLAILDCAVKLNLNAVIFQVRPGSDAMYASSIEPWSYYLTGAMGKAPAPFYDPLAFAVEEAHKRGLELHAYFNPFRAAQPSKKWQFSSNHISRTRPDLVRQYGNLLWLDPGEREAQDHVLKVVMDVVNRYDIDAVHFDDYFYPYKQQDARNRDIDFPDSKTWKRFVAGGGKLSRDDWRRENINSFVHRVHDSIHAAKPWVKFGISPFGIWQPGYPPQVKGLNAYDSIYADSRKWLMNGWVDYLSPQLYWAVESPGQSFPVLLKWWLEQNSKNRNVWPGIASEKVGRTWKANEIIRQIQIIREQAGDRAGEALYSAEGLVQNRGGLASALAQGVYSRQALVPGSPWLNSTNPAQPRLTVAVGGKLKWEAVGNEAPFLWVVQMKTKGQWQTIILPEKVRNHSLAGTPEIVAVTAVNRSGMAGLPTVLQREEHPSK; encoded by the coding sequence CTTGTGGCATTTCCCTTGCCGGCGGCAGTCGTTTACATTCCATCCACAGCCCAACCACCAGCATCCAATAGAGAATTCCGCGCCATGTGGATCGCCACCATGGTGAATATCGATTGGCCTTCCAAGCCCGGTTTGCCAGTACCTCAGCAGAAGGCGGAACTGCTCGCGATTTTGGACTGTGCAGTGAAACTGAATCTAAACGCGGTCATTTTCCAGGTGCGGCCAGGCAGTGATGCCATGTATGCCTCAAGCATCGAGCCGTGGTCGTATTATCTGACTGGTGCAATGGGCAAGGCTCCGGCACCGTTTTATGATCCCCTCGCGTTCGCAGTAGAAGAGGCCCATAAGCGAGGATTGGAGCTTCATGCCTATTTCAATCCGTTTCGGGCGGCTCAGCCTTCCAAAAAATGGCAGTTCTCCAGCAATCATATCAGCAGGACACGGCCGGATCTGGTTCGACAATATGGAAATTTGCTTTGGCTGGATCCTGGCGAAAGGGAGGCTCAGGACCATGTGTTGAAAGTCGTGATGGATGTGGTGAATCGCTATGACATTGATGCCGTTCACTTCGACGATTATTTTTATCCGTACAAGCAGCAGGATGCGCGGAACAGGGATATCGATTTTCCAGACTCCAAGACCTGGAAGCGTTTTGTTGCCGGGGGCGGAAAGCTGAGTCGTGATGATTGGCGTCGCGAGAATATTAACTCCTTTGTGCACCGCGTTCACGATTCGATCCATGCTGCGAAGCCATGGGTGAAATTCGGCATCTCGCCATTTGGCATTTGGCAACCCGGTTATCCGCCGCAGGTAAAGGGGCTAAATGCGTATGACAGCATTTATGCAGACTCTCGCAAATGGCTAATGAACGGCTGGGTGGACTACCTGTCACCACAACTCTACTGGGCAGTTGAGTCGCCGGGACAAAGCTTTCCCGTCCTGCTGAAGTGGTGGTTGGAGCAGAATTCAAAGAATCGGAACGTTTGGCCTGGCATTGCTTCCGAGAAGGTTGGCAGAACATGGAAGGCCAACGAAATTATCCGGCAAATTCAAATCATCCGCGAACAGGCAGGAGACCGGGCTGGTGAGGCACTTTACAGTGCCGAGGGGCTGGTTCAAAATCGTGGCGGGTTGGCCAGTGCGTTAGCTCAGGGTGTGTACAGCCGTCAGGCACTTGTTCCTGGTTCGCCCTGGTTGAATTCCACAAATCCAGCACAGCCTAGGTTAACCGTGGCGGTTGGCGGCAAACTCAAGTGGGAAGCGGTGGGAAACGAAGCACCCTTTTTGTGGGTGGTTCAAATGAAGACCAAAGGCCAATGGCAGACCATCATTCTTCCGGAAAAGGTTAGAAACCATTCGCTTGCTGGAACGCCCGAAATTGTAGCCGTTACAGCTGTTAACCGCTCTGGAATGGCTGGTTTGCCTACGGTTTTGCAGCGCGAGGAGCATCCATCGAAGTAG